Proteins from a single region of Numenius arquata chromosome Z, bNumArq3.hap1.1, whole genome shotgun sequence:
- the MAMDC2 gene encoding MAM domain-containing protein 2 codes for MLRLCLLAAQALRLAGAAVLSPGSCAFEDSACGYEWDYAHLPWALHGEGHYISVDTSYEGEKAVLSSPELYSEEWSCIRLIYQIATTSEALPDPARLNLYLRQEGESFDRLLWSAKEPSDSWLIASLDLVNSTKKYKVVLEGEMGQDKSASIAVFEIKITPGYCIECDFEENHLCGFVNRWNPNVNWFVGGGNIRNSQSILPKDHTLNSELGHYMYVDSVYVKHFQEVAQLISPKTTAPMSGCLSFYYQLKQESSIVFTVYLRDVSGFYEEIWKTDSALSADWALAEVDFNAPYPMEVIFEVAFNSAKGGYVALDDISFSPVYCSNQTGTPFNPAEAGCNFEEDLCNFYQDHKDGPGWSRVKVKRNVYRAGDHTTGFGYYLLANTKFTSQPGYIGRLYGPTLPGNLQFCLRFYYALYGFFKMSGTLAVYIFEENHVVQEKIWSVLDSPKGVWTQAEISFKKPMPCKVVFVSWCKSFWDCGLVALDDVSLSLGSCQAADLVLPSPGECTFEKDECMFTQKKRGRGSWHRRRGPTPTSYTGPRGDHTTGVGYYMYIEASDMVYGQRAYLVSRSLRGTSGKQCLTFFYHMYGAGTGLLSVYLKKEGDEEEIPLWRRTGEQSISWLRGLIEYESDRNYQIIFEAIRGVSIRSDTAIDDILFQAGPCLEVEEIQFSSGYPDSLNEIEY; via the exons GACATTACATTTCCGTGGATACGTCTTATGAGGGTGAGAAAGCAGTGCTGTCCAGCCCTGAGCTGTACTCTGAGGAGTGGAGCTGTATCAGACTGATTTATCAGATAGCAACGACTTCAGAGGCTTTGCCTGATCCTGCCAGGCTCAACCTGTACCTGAGGCAGGAAGGAGAGAGCTTTGATCGTTTGCTGTGGTCAGCCAAGGAGCCTTCAGATAGCTGGCTCATAGCTAGCTTAGATTTAGTGAACAGCACAAAGAAGTACAAG GTTGTACTGGAAGGTGAAATGGGACAAGATAAATCTGCCAGTATAGcagtttttgaaattaaaataactcCTGGATATTGTATTG AATGTGACTTTGAAgaaaatcatctttgtggcttcGTGAACCGCTGGAACCCCAACGTCAACTGGTTTGTTGGTGGAGGGAACATTCGCAATTCTCAATCTATCCTGCCCAAAGACCACACACTTAACAGTGAACTGG GTCACTACATGTATGTGGACTCTGTTTACGTCAAACATTTTCAGGAAGTGGCCCAGCTAATCTCACCAaagaccacagccccaatgtctggCTGCTTATCTTTTTATTATCAGCTCAAGCAGGAGAGTAGTATTGTTTTTACCGTTTACTTGAGAGACGTGAGTGGCTTTTACGAGGAAATCTGGAAAACGGACAGTGCACTGAGTGCGGACTGGGCTCTAGCAGAAGTTGACTTCAATGCGCCGTACCCCATGGAG GTAATATTTGAAGTTGCTTTCAATAGTGCCAAGGGAGGTTACGTTGCCCTTGATGACATTTCTTTCTCTCCGGTTTACTGCAGCAATCAGACAG GAACTCCTTTCAATCCTGCTGAGGCAGGCTGCAACTTTGAAGAAGATCTGTGTAATTTTTACCAGGATCACAAAGACGGCCCAGGATGGAGCAGAGTGAAAGTGAAGCGTAACGTGTATAGAGCAGGAGATCACACTACTGGGTTTG GTTATTACTTGTTGGCGAACACAAAGTTTACATCACAGCCTGGGTACATTGGACGTCTGTATGGCCCGACCCTGCCAGGAAACTTGCAGTTTTGTCTGCGTTTTTATTATGCCTTATATGGGTTTTTCAAAATGAGTGGTACTCTTGCTGTTTATATCTTTGAGGAGAATCATGTCGTTCAAGAGAAAATCTGGTCTGTCTTGGACTCTCCAAAGGGAGTTTGGACTCAAGCTGAAATCTCCTTCAAAAAGCCTATGCCTTGCAAG GTCGTCTTTGTCAGCTGGTGTAAAAGCTTCTGGGACTGTGGACTTGTGGCACTGGATGATGTATCATTGAGCCTGGGAAGCTGCCAGGCTGCTG ACCTAGTCCTGCCCAGTCCTGGAGAGTGTACTTTTGAAAAAGATGAGTGTATGTTTACTCAGAAGAAGAGAGGTCGTGGGAGTTGGCACAGGAGGAGGGGTCCAACTCCCACTTCTTACACCGGGCCGAGAGGAGACCACACTACCGGGGTAG GATACTATATGTATATAGAGGCGTCTGACATGGTCTATGGACAGAGAGCATACCTAGTTTCAAGATCACTAAGGGGAACCTCTGGAAAACAGTGCCTGACGTTTTTCTATCACATGTATGGAGCTGGGACTGGATTATTAAGTGTTTATCTAAAAAAGGAAGGTGATGAAGAGGAGATTCCCTTGTGGAGGAGGACAGGGGAACAGAGCATCTCATGGCTAAGGGGACTGATAGAATATGAAAGTGATAGAAATTACCAg attatttttgagGCAATCCGTGGTGTGTCAATAAGAAGTGACACTGCTATTGATGATATTCTGTTCCAGGCGGGACCCTGTTTGG AAGTGGAAGAAATTCAATTCTCATCAGGCTATCCTGACAGCTTAAACGAAATTGAGTATTAA